The genome window GATTGCCGGCCCCACGATGGCCTGCACACGAGACGCCGCCGCCAAAGGGTGGGGCGTGCCTTCGTTCTCCAACTCTGATCGACGGCACTGTGCAACCTGGACAATCCGACGCCCCTTCTCCTCTTCCGTCCGCATCGTTGCGGGCCGCGACTCACTTATCTCATTCCCGTCTGGAAGAGGCGGTCGACTGGAAAGCGTTCCTGTCGGACACCCGGCGGTACCGCGCCCTCCTGACGGGCTTTCTGAGCCTGGCCCGCCCCGCGGACCGAGCCATCTGGCAGGCTCTCGGCTCGCAGACTCCTCCGGACTTCGCCAGTCGCCGGACCGCGGACTGGATCGCCGCGGACCTGGCGGCTCTCGACCGTCAGGAGGGCCGCGGGCAAGACAGCGCGACCGCCGCGGTTCCCGAGGCGGACTTCGGGTTCATCAACTCTTTTGCCGCGGCGGTCGGAGGCCTCTATGTCCTCGAGGGCTCGACGCTCGGGGCACAGCTCCTGTCGCGAATGCTGCACGACGCGCTCGGCTGCACCGCGGAATCGGGAGGCCGGTGGCTGGCCGCCTACGGTGACGAGACCGGTCCGCGCTGGAAGCGGTTTCAGGCTTGGCTGAACGCAGTCCTGACGACTCCCGCCGAGGTCGACGAAGCCGCGCGGGCCGCGGTCGGGACGTTCGAACGGTTCTCCGAGTGGCTCTCCCGATGCGCCCGCGAGCAGGGGATCGTGCCTTCCGCCGCGTCGACTCCAGCAGTGGCGAACGGAGGCCGCCATGAGTGAGCCGACCGCCGACGCTCCCGACGCTCCGTTCACCGTCGACCTCGACAACTGCGAGCGTGAGCCGATCCACATCCCCGGCTCGATCCAGCCGCACGGCCTGCTGCTGGCATTCGATCCCGAAACGGAGCAGATGATCCAGTGGAGCGGGAACGCGCCCGCCGTTCTCGGAATCAACGCCGAACAGATGGGCGGCCGGCCGATGTCCGAGGTGCTCGACGCCGAAACCTGCGCCCGGTTGCGGGAAACGGTCCGCACCGGAATCGCGGCCATGACCGTGCCGCTGCGGACGCACTTCGTCGGCGAGCCGGACGGAGCGGCGAGACTCGGATCGGCGCATCTCTATCAGGGCATCCTGATCGTCGAGTACGAGCTGGAAGCCGCCGATTCGATCCACCTCCACACGACCGTACCGGGGACGACGACATCGCTCGCCGTCCAGCTGCGGCAGGCGACCGCCCACCTACAGGCCTGCCGGGACATGACGTCGCTCTACGACGCGATGGCCCGCGAGATCCGGGGGATGAACGGATTCGACCGGGTCATGATCTACCGCTTCCTGGAGGACGGCCACGGGGCGGTGGTCGGCGAAGCGAAAGCGGACCACCTGGAGCCGTTCCTGGGGCTGCACTATCCGGCCACCGATATCCCACCGCAGGCCCGGCGGCTGTACACCGTGAACCTGATCCGCCTCATCGCGGACATCAACGCGGAGTCGGTCCCCATCGTCCCGCCGCGGTGCCCGGTTCACGGCGGCCCGCTCGACCTGACCTACAGCGCCTTCCGCAGCGTGTCGCCGATCCACATCGAGTACCTCCGGAACATGGGGGTCGCGGCTTCGATGTCGATCTCGCTCCTCCGCGGCGAGGAGCTGTGGGGACTGGTGGCGTGCCACCACTACTCGCCGCGGATCCTTCCCTTTGAGCTGCGGGCGGGCTGTGAGCTCCTGGGGAATGTCGCGGCGTCGCATCTCCAGACCCGTCTGGATGCCGAATCGGTCGACGAACGGGAACGCCGCCGCGTCCACGCCCGGCAGGCGCTCCAGATCGCCGATGCCGCCAGCACGCTGTGGCCCGGCGTGACCGCTGCCTCGGAGGAGTTGCGGAGAACGCTGGCGGCGGAAGGGATGGCGCTTGTTCTCGACGACGAACTGTTCGTCGCCGGGACGACACCTCCCGCGGAGACCGTGCGGAAGATCGCCCGGCGAGCCTTGGCGGCTCCAATCGAGCAGATCACCGCGACCCCCTGCCTGAGCGAGTTCCTGGGGACGGACGCAGACGCGGCGCCCGGAGGCGGACTGGCCTTCCGGATCGGCCCGGAGGGGCAGTTCGTCGTCCTGGTCTTCCGGCCGGACTACACCGAGGAAATCCTGTGGGCCGGAAACCCTGACAAGGCGGTGGAACCGACGGACGACGGCTTCCGGCTCTCCCCCCGGAAGTCCTTCGCGACGTGGAAACAGGTCGTCTCCGGCCGCAGCCGCCCCTGGACCGAACTTGACCACGCCATGGCCCAGGAGCTGCGGAACGGCCTGCTTGCCGTTTCGGCCCGGCAGCTGGCGCACATCGAACGGGCGAACCTCGAACTGTCGCGGCTCAACTCCGATCTGAACGCATTCTGCTATTCCGCTTCACACGATCTGAAAGAGCCGCTGCGGGTGATGCAGAAGGCCCTGGTACGTCTGGACGAAGCCGCCGGATCGGCTCCGGCGGAGGACGTCCGCTCACGGATCGCCTTTCTGCGGCAGAATGTCCAGAGAATGGACGATCTGCTGGAGGCG of Planctomyces sp. SH-PL14 contains these proteins:
- a CDS encoding biliverdin-producing heme oxygenase, with protein sequence MRAATHLSHSRLEEAVDWKAFLSDTRRYRALLTGFLSLARPADRAIWQALGSQTPPDFASRRTADWIAADLAALDRQEGRGQDSATAAVPEADFGFINSFAAAVGGLYVLEGSTLGAQLLSRMLHDALGCTAESGGRWLAAYGDETGPRWKRFQAWLNAVLTTPAEVDEAARAAVGTFERFSEWLSRCAREQGIVPSAASTPAVANGGRHE
- a CDS encoding ATP-binding protein, translated to MSEPTADAPDAPFTVDLDNCEREPIHIPGSIQPHGLLLAFDPETEQMIQWSGNAPAVLGINAEQMGGRPMSEVLDAETCARLRETVRTGIAAMTVPLRTHFVGEPDGAARLGSAHLYQGILIVEYELEAADSIHLHTTVPGTTTSLAVQLRQATAHLQACRDMTSLYDAMAREIRGMNGFDRVMIYRFLEDGHGAVVGEAKADHLEPFLGLHYPATDIPPQARRLYTVNLIRLIADINAESVPIVPPRCPVHGGPLDLTYSAFRSVSPIHIEYLRNMGVAASMSISLLRGEELWGLVACHHYSPRILPFELRAGCELLGNVAASHLQTRLDAESVDERERRRVHARQALQIADAASTLWPGVTAASEELRRTLAAEGMALVLDDELFVAGTTPPAETVRKIARRALAAPIEQITATPCLSEFLGTDADAAPGGGLAFRIGPEGQFVVLVFRPDYTEEILWAGNPDKAVEPTDDGFRLSPRKSFATWKQVVSGRSRPWTELDHAMAQELRNGLLAVSARQLAHIERANLELSRLNSDLNAFCYSASHDLKEPLRVMQKALVRLDEAAGSAPAEDVRSRIAFLRQNVQRMDDLLEALLRLSRAGRRDLLTERVDVAQVAEEAAEMSLGDQLGRSVQLQILTSRKVTADYMCLRDVLCNLFSNASRYNIQPVRTIAVGESDGSHPSPPHPLKGPQTVLFVRDNGIGIAPSHWEAVFQIFRRLHPSDAYGGGTGAGLTIARKILERHGGMLWVSSEPGLGSTFYLSLPDGE